A part of Paenibacillus sp. sptzw28 genomic DNA contains:
- the racE gene encoding glutamate racemase gives MQQPIAILDSGVGGLTVVREVMRQLPREKIIYFGDTARTPYGPRPAEEVTRFTREIVDYLVQFRPKMIVIACNTATAVALDDIRSRVAIPVVGVIHPGARAANGRTQTGIVGVIGTEGTIRSGAYEQALKQLSPNIEVISLACPRFVPLVEQGNFRSQETYETVSASLEPLRSRKLDTLILGCTHYPFLVDTISEVMGSSVNLISSADETAREISTILYDRNRLARNDELPVHQFFCSGDARMFKTIAQQWLGEQIELTPVVWQVPQIG, from the coding sequence GTGCAACAACCGATCGCAATATTGGATTCCGGCGTAGGCGGCCTAACCGTCGTTCGTGAAGTAATGCGCCAGCTCCCACGGGAGAAAATCATCTACTTTGGAGACACGGCCCGCACACCATACGGTCCGCGTCCTGCAGAAGAGGTTACGCGGTTCACCCGGGAAATCGTTGATTATTTGGTTCAATTTCGTCCGAAAATGATCGTTATCGCTTGTAATACTGCGACAGCGGTTGCACTGGATGACATACGTTCCCGAGTTGCCATACCGGTAGTCGGCGTTATTCATCCTGGTGCCCGTGCCGCAAACGGCCGGACCCAAACCGGAATCGTGGGCGTCATCGGAACGGAAGGCACGATCCGCAGCGGCGCATACGAGCAAGCGCTTAAGCAGCTGTCGCCGAACATAGAAGTGATCAGCTTGGCTTGCCCGCGTTTCGTACCTCTTGTGGAGCAGGGTAACTTCCGTTCGCAAGAAACCTATGAAACAGTAAGCGCATCGCTTGAACCGTTGAGATCGCGAAAACTTGATACGTTGATTTTGGGATGCACCCATTATCCGTTTCTGGTTGACACGATTTCCGAAGTGATGGGCAGCAGCGTTAATTTGATAAGTTCGGCTGATGAGACAGCGCGTGAGATCAGTACCATTTTGTATGACCGCAACCGGCTTGCGCGAAATGACGAGCTTCCGGTGCACCAATTTTTTTGCAGCGGGGATGCCCGCATGTTCAAAACGATCGCGCAGCAATGGCTTGGCGAACAGATCGAACTGACACCGGTGGTCTGGCAAGTGCCCCAAATCGGCTGA
- a CDS encoding histidine phosphatase family protein yields the protein MNTTFFLVRHALKEKAIGDVPITAKGRLQAQATARYFCNLPIAAIVTSTLRRAKETALYIACETKSTISEDIRLRERANWGDLPGQPFVEFVAMWERCTHDPEYMPPIGDSAKQAGERLSLFLSEAAKKHPLGSNIVIVTHGGLITDFLVYTFSEKQLNQWHPNFVAVQSGLIPECSITKLIYENRNYKLDFFASVEHLAEQADHIV from the coding sequence ATGAATACAACTTTCTTTCTTGTAAGACATGCTTTAAAAGAAAAGGCGATTGGAGATGTACCAATTACCGCCAAGGGAAGGTTGCAAGCGCAAGCGACGGCCCGATATTTTTGTAACTTGCCGATAGCAGCGATAGTCACAAGTACGCTACGAAGGGCAAAAGAAACCGCCTTATATATTGCATGCGAAACGAAATCAACTATTTCGGAGGACATTCGTTTGCGGGAACGGGCAAACTGGGGAGATTTACCTGGACAACCATTTGTAGAATTTGTCGCCATGTGGGAGCGATGCACGCATGATCCCGAGTATATGCCGCCCATAGGCGATTCCGCGAAGCAGGCTGGCGAACGCTTATCCTTGTTTTTATCGGAAGCGGCTAAGAAACATCCTCTTGGCAGTAACATTGTAATTGTTACACATGGAGGATTAATTACTGATTTTCTGGTTTATACATTTTCCGAGAAGCAGCTAAATCAATGGCACCCCAATTTTGTGGCGGTGCAAAGCGGCCTTATTCCCGAGTGCTCGATAACAAAATTAATATATGAGAACAGAAATTATAAATTAGATTTCTTTGCATCGGTAGAACATTTAGCTGAACAAGCTGACCACATTGTTTAA
- a CDS encoding metalloregulator ArsR/SmtB family transcription factor: protein MEQAGDPIAKQELPVRHDGSTRQTVLMLLKTSGKMNAGDLAKRLQITEMAVRRHLSTLERDGLIRPTVVRQAMGRPTHMFSLTEQAEHLFPKNYHVLALDLLEELEDNPETAALVDRLFEGRKRKLIERYASRMEGKSLEDKVLELAAIQNDGGYMVQLENDDDSFILHEYNCPISRVAGRYQQACHCELALFRQLLGAEVERTECLAKGGGKCSYRITGA, encoded by the coding sequence GTGGAACAAGCAGGAGATCCGATTGCGAAGCAGGAGCTGCCGGTCCGGCATGATGGCTCAACGCGCCAGACCGTACTCATGCTGCTCAAGACTAGTGGGAAGATGAATGCGGGCGATCTGGCCAAGAGGCTGCAAATTACGGAAATGGCGGTGCGACGCCATTTAAGCACGCTTGAACGCGACGGTCTCATTCGGCCGACCGTGGTGAGGCAAGCGATGGGAAGACCGACGCATATGTTTAGCTTGACGGAGCAGGCCGAGCATTTATTTCCAAAAAATTATCATGTGCTTGCGCTTGATCTTCTGGAAGAACTGGAAGACAACCCTGAAACCGCCGCTCTCGTGGACCGTCTGTTTGAGGGACGTAAGCGAAAGCTGATCGAGCGATACGCTTCGCGCATGGAAGGCAAATCGCTAGAGGATAAAGTGCTTGAGCTTGCCGCTATTCAGAACGACGGCGGATATATGGTTCAACTGGAGAACGATGACGATAGCTTCATCCTGCATGAATACAACTGTCCGATTTCCCGGGTGGCCGGCCGCTATCAGCAAGCGTGCCATTGCGAGCTTGCGCTGTTTCGGCAGCTGCTCGGCGCCGAGGTTGAACGAACGGAATGCCTGGCTAAAGGCGGAGGAAAATGCAGCTACCGCATTACCGGCGCATGA
- a CDS encoding AraC family transcriptional regulator — MVVDHYKISAGSNTQPAHGELTVLFSGEGKPFPAHQIGPAVHNYYLVHTVMSGKGIFEIDGRRYECEKGDTFFIFPDVLFTYAADAEEPWHYRWVAFKGHLAEPLLLSLGITPANPVIHSDNIRRFTSLYRRMQVTLERSVHPELADLEANGLLRILLKEFGEVNASKLMFNTPTVVPDIERQIKQAVRWLSFQYAEQVSIEDLSRRLGYHRTHLSKMFKQLTGVSPIQFLLKVRMERAKELLVGEIYLSIDQIASSVGYGDALYFSKQFRKTYGVSPTEYRSRRRGVR, encoded by the coding sequence ATGGTTGTTGATCATTATAAAATTTCGGCCGGCTCGAACACCCAGCCTGCGCATGGCGAACTGACCGTTCTCTTCAGCGGCGAAGGGAAGCCGTTCCCGGCCCATCAAATCGGTCCTGCTGTTCACAACTATTACCTTGTCCATACGGTTATGTCCGGCAAGGGAATATTTGAAATCGACGGGAGGCGGTATGAGTGCGAGAAAGGCGACACCTTCTTTATATTCCCGGATGTGCTCTTCACCTACGCAGCCGACGCCGAGGAGCCTTGGCATTATCGCTGGGTTGCCTTCAAGGGTCATCTGGCGGAACCGCTGCTGCTAAGCTTAGGGATTACCCCGGCAAATCCCGTCATCCACAGCGATAATATCCGCCGGTTCACCAGTCTTTACCGACGCATGCAGGTCACTCTGGAGCGGAGCGTGCATCCTGAGCTGGCAGATCTGGAAGCAAACGGACTGCTGCGAATACTGCTGAAAGAATTCGGCGAAGTAAACGCGAGCAAATTGATGTTTAATACGCCGACGGTTGTGCCGGATATTGAGAGGCAGATTAAACAGGCTGTCCGCTGGTTGTCCTTCCAATACGCCGAGCAGGTCTCAATAGAAGACTTATCCCGAAGGCTTGGCTACCACCGGACACATTTGTCCAAAATGTTCAAACAGCTTACCGGCGTCTCGCCGATACAATTTCTGCTGAAAGTGCGAATGGAAAGAGCTAAAGAGCTTCTCGTCGGCGAGATCTACCTGTCTATCGATCAGATTGCTTCTTCGGTAGGCTACGGCGACGCTCTTTATTTCTCCAAGCAATTCCGCAAAACATACGGGGTCTCGCCTACGGAGTACCGCTCCCGGAGACGCGGGGTACGCTAA
- a CDS encoding YtxH domain-containing protein encodes MAKGNQRKSFMFGAIAGGIIGSVTALLLAPKAGREIRKDLAEGAQEVGERTVRVASQVSDTTTRIAKQVGSTASNAAGRAKETAGSVIEGVRGWRTSRGDNHAVNSKSDESAEGGEDEQNQSIESKSEELQSIT; translated from the coding sequence ATGGCAAAGGGAAATCAAAGGAAAAGCTTTATGTTCGGCGCAATCGCCGGAGGAATTATTGGTTCGGTCACAGCGCTTTTACTGGCGCCCAAAGCCGGACGCGAAATTCGCAAGGATCTTGCGGAAGGCGCGCAGGAGGTAGGGGAGCGGACAGTTCGTGTAGCCAGCCAAGTCAGTGATACCACAACACGTATCGCCAAGCAGGTTGGCAGCACCGCCTCCAATGCTGCCGGAAGAGCCAAAGAGACAGCCGGAAGTGTTATCGAAGGAGTCCGCGGCTGGCGCACATCTCGAGGCGACAATCATGCCGTCAATTCAAAAAGTGATGAATCGGCGGAAGGCGGAGAAGACGAGCAGAACCAATCCATAGAAAGCAAATCGGAAGAGCTGCAGTCGATAACCTGA
- a CDS encoding alpha-glucosidase/alpha-galactosidase translates to MSKITFIGAGSTVFAKNVLGDCLMTPALQGFELALYDINPERLSESQTMLSHIKNTSGSTSVIKAYTDRKEALRGAKYVVNAIQVGGYDPCTITDFEIPKKYGLRQTIADTVGIGGIFRNLRTIPVMLDFARDMQEVCPDALFLNYTNPMAVLTNVMNTQGGIKTVGLCHSVQVCVKGLFENLGMDQTGVKSKIAGINHMAWLLEVSRDGVDLYPEIKRRAREKQQEKHWDMVRLEMMLNFGYYITESSEHNAEYHPYFIKRSYPELVDRFNIPLDEYPRRCIEQIDNWKKLKQDLVHNSELHHERTHEYASYIFEAIETNVPFKIGGNVMNTGLITNLPREACVEVPCLVDSSGVTPTYVGDLPPQCAALNRTNINTQLLTIEAAITGKREHIYHAAMLDPHTGAELSMDDIIAMCDDLIEAHGDWLPAYR, encoded by the coding sequence ATGTCCAAAATTACATTTATCGGTGCTGGCAGTACGGTATTTGCGAAAAACGTGTTAGGGGATTGCTTAATGACCCCGGCGCTTCAGGGTTTTGAACTCGCGCTTTACGATATTAATCCGGAGCGGCTTTCGGAATCTCAAACAATGCTGAGTCATATCAAAAACACGAGCGGAAGCACAAGCGTCATTAAAGCATACACAGATCGTAAGGAAGCGCTTCGCGGTGCGAAATATGTAGTGAATGCCATACAGGTCGGCGGTTACGACCCATGCACGATAACCGATTTTGAAATTCCGAAAAAATACGGCCTGCGCCAAACGATTGCGGACACGGTCGGCATAGGAGGCATTTTCCGCAATCTGCGCACGATACCGGTTATGCTTGATTTTGCACGCGATATGCAGGAGGTATGTCCGGATGCGCTGTTCCTGAATTACACGAATCCCATGGCTGTTCTGACAAACGTGATGAACACGCAAGGAGGCATTAAGACTGTCGGTCTGTGCCACAGCGTACAAGTATGCGTCAAAGGCTTGTTTGAGAACCTGGGCATGGACCAAACGGGCGTTAAATCGAAAATTGCCGGAATTAACCACATGGCATGGCTGCTTGAGGTGTCCAGAGACGGCGTCGATTTATATCCTGAAATTAAACGCCGTGCCCGGGAAAAGCAACAAGAGAAGCACTGGGATATGGTGCGGCTTGAAATGATGCTGAATTTCGGGTATTACATTACCGAGTCGTCCGAGCACAATGCGGAATATCATCCGTATTTTATCAAACGGAGTTATCCGGAGCTGGTCGATCGCTTCAACATACCCCTGGATGAATACCCGCGCCGGTGTATTGAGCAAATCGATAATTGGAAGAAGCTGAAGCAGGACCTTGTTCACAATTCGGAGCTTCATCACGAGCGCACTCACGAGTATGCATCCTATATCTTCGAAGCAATCGAGACGAATGTTCCGTTTAAAATCGGCGGCAACGTTATGAATACGGGACTGATTACGAACCTGCCGCGCGAAGCATGCGTGGAAGTGCCGTGTCTTGTAGACAGCAGCGGCGTCACTCCGACTTATGTCGGCGACCTCCCTCCGCAATGCGCCGCTCTTAACAGGACGAACATCAATACGCAGCTGCTGACGATCGAAGCGGCCATTACAGGCAAACGCGAACATATTTATCATGCTGCGATGCTTGATCCGCACACGGGGGCGGAGCTGTCAATGGATGACATCATAGCAATGTGCGATGATTTAATTGAAGCTCACGGGGATTGGCTGCCCGCATACCGTTAG
- a CDS encoding cytochrome C oxidase subunit II yields the protein MHKWIMFVVFAAASVLGVFLLTTQLPKKPVDEAATLPPGVTMMKVEASQDFVFDQKEYHVKKGDKVLLKLVNKSGIHGLAIPDLGIDLQGDKLEQEVTFDKAGTFPIHCSVMCGVGHADMKSVIIVE from the coding sequence ATGCATAAGTGGATAATGTTCGTCGTTTTCGCGGCGGCATCGGTATTGGGTGTTTTTTTGCTGACAACACAACTTCCTAAGAAGCCGGTAGATGAAGCAGCGACTCTGCCGCCTGGCGTTACGATGATGAAAGTGGAAGCAAGCCAGGACTTCGTATTTGACCAGAAGGAATACCACGTGAAAAAAGGCGATAAAGTACTGCTGAAGCTCGTAAATAAAAGCGGCATCCACGGTCTTGCGATTCCGGATTTGGGAATCGACCTACAAGGCGACAAGCTGGAGCAGGAAGTTACTTTTGACAAAGCAGGAACGTTTCCAATACACTGTTCCGTTATGTGCGGAGTAGGCCATGCTGATATGAAATCTGTCATTATTGTGGAATAA
- a CDS encoding DUF948 domain-containing protein — MAVTWLAAAFVAAFVMLVFGVLLWLRAADRKLLRLLQTAEALERHAKTTADQFTQFIQPASATVKSVQRQLDSATRVFESARRIGDAADQVADAVSRLSGALSDTTERYVAKAGGKYRRQIADALDWAEIGHAAWQFWQAKRKENSSSSACSDYGEGHDTKD; from the coding sequence ATGGCAGTGACATGGCTTGCGGCCGCTTTCGTCGCGGCTTTCGTAATGCTTGTTTTTGGTGTGCTGTTGTGGCTCCGCGCAGCGGACCGTAAGCTGCTAAGGCTGCTGCAGACGGCGGAAGCGCTGGAGCGTCATGCGAAGACGACCGCGGATCAGTTCACACAGTTTATCCAGCCCGCTTCGGCCACAGTTAAATCAGTGCAGCGGCAGCTGGATTCAGCCACAAGGGTATTCGAATCGGCAAGGCGCATCGGCGATGCAGCGGATCAGGTCGCTGACGCGGTAAGCAGGTTATCCGGCGCGCTTTCGGATACGACAGAGCGGTATGTGGCGAAGGCCGGAGGCAAATATCGGCGGCAAATCGCCGATGCGCTAGATTGGGCCGAAATCGGCCATGCGGCATGGCAATTTTGGCAGGCCAAACGAAAAGAAAACAGTTCCTCCTCTGCATGTTCGGACTATGGCGAAGGGCACGATACTAAAGACTGA
- a CDS encoding M14 family metallocarboxypeptidase produces MLPYIVQPGDTLLRIARRFEVNSASIIAANPRISPEEQLLPGLLLSIPAQSITVYCVQPGDTILRLASVFSVTVTALIASNPHLDPKRPVPGQLLTVPAGGYHRIVDPRAEYGYKELTKDLEILESEYPFLQMTVIGNSVMGKPLPAIRLGEGPRTIQFSASMHANEWITSTLLMTFAEDAAKACALGGKLGGADIRGLLQKVTVWFVPMVNPDGVELVQEGLRPGHPHYTELLAWNRQSFRFMKWKANIRGVDLNDQFPAFWEEEVERRCADGPGPRDYPGEAPLTEPEALALAEFTREQRFDLVVALHTQGQEIYWNYRGYEPPESERIARRLAKAAGYKSVKLQGSDAGFKDWFIQDFRKPGFTVEVGLGVNPLPVESFADLYDEVRPLLIAALEAAAGLKQ; encoded by the coding sequence ATGCTTCCCTATATCGTACAGCCTGGTGACACGCTGCTGCGCATCGCGCGAAGGTTTGAGGTCAACTCAGCGTCCATTATTGCCGCAAATCCGCGGATTTCTCCGGAAGAGCAGCTTCTGCCCGGTCTGCTGCTGTCAATTCCGGCGCAGAGCATCACCGTATACTGCGTTCAGCCGGGCGATACGATCCTTCGGCTTGCGTCTGTTTTCTCAGTTACCGTTACTGCCCTTATTGCTTCGAATCCTCATCTGGATCCGAAGCGACCAGTACCAGGGCAGCTGCTCACCGTGCCGGCGGGTGGCTACCACCGGATTGTCGATCCTCGAGCCGAATACGGATATAAAGAGCTGACAAAGGACCTTGAAATACTTGAAAGTGAATACCCTTTTCTGCAAATGACTGTAATCGGGAACAGTGTGATGGGTAAGCCGCTTCCTGCCATCAGGCTGGGAGAAGGTCCTCGCACCATCCAGTTCAGCGCATCCATGCATGCCAATGAGTGGATTACTTCCACGCTGCTGATGACCTTTGCAGAGGATGCGGCCAAAGCATGCGCATTGGGCGGCAAGCTTGGAGGTGCGGACATCCGCGGGCTGCTTCAGAAGGTAACCGTATGGTTCGTTCCGATGGTGAATCCCGACGGAGTCGAACTGGTCCAGGAAGGGCTTCGGCCGGGTCATCCGCACTATACCGAGCTGCTTGCGTGGAACAGGCAGTCCTTTCGTTTCATGAAATGGAAGGCTAACATCCGCGGAGTCGATCTGAACGACCAATTTCCCGCATTCTGGGAAGAGGAGGTCGAGAGAAGGTGCGCCGATGGGCCGGGTCCTCGCGACTATCCCGGGGAAGCACCGCTCACCGAACCCGAAGCGCTGGCTTTGGCCGAATTTACCCGTGAGCAGCGGTTCGATCTTGTCGTGGCGCTGCACACGCAAGGACAAGAAATTTACTGGAATTACCGCGGATATGAGCCGCCGGAATCCGAACGGATCGCGCGCAGGCTGGCGAAAGCCGCGGGCTATAAGTCCGTGAAGCTGCAGGGGAGCGATGCCGGCTTTAAGGACTGGTTTATCCAGGACTTCCGTAAACCCGGTTTCACCGTCGAAGTCGGACTCGGCGTGAATCCGCTGCCTGTTGAATCATTTGCGGATTTGTACGATGAAGTCCGCCCTCTGCTGATTGCCGCACTCGAAGCCGCTGCAGGGTTGAAGCAATAA
- a CDS encoding Dabb family protein, producing the protein MITHIVLFKLKDRTPESIARTVQVLRDMEGKIEELLSIEVGTDVLHSDRSFDIALVTKFASMDALAAYQIHPVHKKVIEHMSEVRESSASVDYES; encoded by the coding sequence ATGATTACTCACATTGTACTATTTAAGCTGAAGGACCGCACGCCGGAGAGCATTGCACGTACGGTGCAGGTGTTAAGGGATATGGAGGGGAAAATCGAAGAGCTTCTGTCGATCGAAGTCGGTACGGACGTGCTTCATTCCGATCGCTCATTCGACATTGCGCTTGTTACAAAGTTCGCGTCAATGGATGCGCTTGCAGCATACCAGATTCACCCCGTCCATAAGAAAGTAATCGAGCATATGAGTGAAGTGCGGGAATCTTCGGCAAGCGTCGACTACGAAAGCTAA
- a CDS encoding holin family protein encodes MQQLMVCSVTALMGSLITFAYGLWSESLSLLLVAMGVDYLTGIAAALKEKRGLNSAIGSWGLAKKGIMLLVILLAHRIDVLLEVENSAMGGAIYFYLANEFISITENLGRIGVPIPDRLRQLIEVLKNKK; translated from the coding sequence GTGCAACAATTGATGGTTTGCTCGGTAACAGCGCTAATGGGCTCTCTGATTACTTTCGCTTACGGCTTGTGGTCGGAGTCCCTTTCACTGCTGCTTGTCGCAATGGGAGTAGATTATTTGACCGGAATAGCTGCCGCTCTGAAGGAGAAGAGAGGTTTAAACAGCGCCATCGGTTCATGGGGACTTGCGAAGAAAGGCATTATGCTGCTCGTTATACTGCTGGCCCATCGGATCGACGTTCTGCTTGAGGTGGAGAACTCAGCGATGGGCGGCGCAATTTACTTCTATCTGGCCAACGAATTCATTTCCATTACCGAAAATCTCGGCCGTATTGGCGTTCCGATACCGGACAGGCTGCGCCAGCTCATTGAAGTGCTAAAAAACAAAAAATGA
- a CDS encoding DUF86 domain-containing protein, with translation MYFVNREQLSARLDTIPDIVRALGTLQAEWDGSLLNGLAQERALHLAIETVTDIGSFLIDGFIMRDASSYEDIVDIIAGEGVFPTELHALLQELVRLRRPLVQDYYEWPRNQLHPLTLTIPEVLVRFKNAVEYYVAQELGS, from the coding sequence ATGTATTTTGTAAATCGCGAACAATTATCGGCAAGACTGGACACCATACCGGACATCGTAAGGGCTCTGGGTACGCTCCAAGCCGAGTGGGATGGCAGTCTGCTTAACGGACTTGCCCAAGAGCGCGCACTGCATCTGGCGATCGAAACGGTAACCGATATCGGAAGTTTCCTGATTGACGGCTTTATTATGAGAGATGCGAGCAGCTACGAGGATATCGTGGACATTATTGCGGGAGAAGGCGTCTTTCCCACCGAGCTGCATGCACTCCTTCAGGAGCTTGTCAGATTGCGCAGGCCGCTTGTCCAGGATTATTATGAATGGCCAAGAAATCAATTGCATCCGCTGACACTGACGATACCTGAAGTACTGGTTCGATTTAAAAATGCGGTAGAATACTATGTGGCACAAGAGCTGGGTTCATAG